One Planktothrix serta PCC 8927 DNA window includes the following coding sequences:
- a CDS encoding protochlorophyllide reductase yields the protein MANQATVVITGASSGVGLQAARALAQKGWYVVMACRDIAKTEQAAQSVGMSTDSYTILPIDLGSLASVKQFVANFRSLGRSLDALVCNAAIYMPLIKEPLRSPEGYELTVATNHLSHFYLCNVMLEDMKRSSYPDRRMVILGTVTHNPDELGGKIPPRPDLGNLDGFAQGFKDPITMIDGKKFEPVKAYKDSKVCNVLTMRELHRRYHDSTGITFTSLYPGCVATTALFRNHYPLFQKIFPLFQKYITGGFVTEELSGDRVAMVVADPEYKQSGVYWSWGNRQKKDRQSFVQKVSPQASDDQKGEKMWDLSAKLVGLAY from the coding sequence ATGGCAAATCAAGCAACAGTTGTGATTACGGGAGCGTCTTCGGGTGTTGGTTTGCAAGCCGCTAGAGCCTTGGCCCAAAAGGGTTGGTATGTGGTCATGGCTTGTCGGGATATCGCCAAAACTGAACAGGCGGCTCAATCCGTGGGAATGTCCACCGACAGCTATACCATTCTTCCCATAGACTTAGGATCTTTAGCCAGTGTCAAACAGTTTGTCGCTAATTTCCGGTCTCTGGGTCGCTCCCTAGATGCCTTGGTCTGCAATGCGGCGATTTATATGCCTTTAATTAAAGAGCCCTTACGCAGTCCAGAAGGTTATGAGTTAACCGTAGCCACCAACCATTTATCCCATTTCTACCTCTGCAATGTCATGTTAGAGGATATGAAACGCTCCTCCTACCCCGATCGCAGAATGGTGATTTTGGGAACTGTTACCCACAACCCCGACGAGTTAGGAGGTAAAATTCCTCCTCGTCCCGATTTAGGAAATCTTGACGGTTTTGCACAAGGTTTCAAAGATCCGATCACGATGATTGATGGTAAAAAGTTTGAACCTGTTAAAGCTTATAAAGATAGTAAGGTTTGTAATGTTTTAACGATGCGAGAATTACATCGTCGTTATCATGATTCCACAGGAATTACCTTTACTTCTCTGTACCCAGGTTGTGTAGCAACAACGGCTTTATTCCGCAACCATTATCCCCTATTTCAAAAGATTTTTCCCCTATTTCAAAAATACATTACGGGGGGATTTGTTACTGAAGAATTATCGGGCGATCGCGTGGCAATGGTTGTGGCTGATCCTGAATATAAACAATCGGGAGTTTATTGGAGTTGGGGAAATCGTCAGAAGAAAGATCGCCAGTCTTTTGTTCAAAAAGTCTCTCCCCAAGCCAGTGATGATCAAAAGGGTGAAAAGATGTGGGATTTAAGTGCTAAATTAGTAGGATTAGCTTATTAA
- a CDS encoding ABC transporter ATP-binding protein: protein MLQAATQNQGAIGAETKLDVELRKVFKVFNGETAVRGVDLDICRGEFFSILGPSGCGKTTTLRLIAGFEMPSAGEVLIRGQSVTQTPPYLRPVNTVFQSYALFNHLTVWENIAFGLRLKRKSKSEIEEKVREALSLVKMESFANRYPSQMSGGQQQRVALARALVNRPAVLLLDEPLGALDLKLRKQMQMELTNLHRNLGLTFIMVTHDQEEAMSLSDRIAVMHDGRIEQIGSPNEIYEYPQTPFVADFIGDTNLFRGTVESADANRLYIVTETGLSIEIQQIEIPGIQLPQQDLRTGASAVVSVRPEKVTLSFYPVGGAVNCFEGRLLNAMYLGTHIQYVVKLLSGENVMVRQPKTGESLPDSNTPVYVCWGIMDCLALPDHK, encoded by the coding sequence ATGCTGCAAGCGGCTACGCAGAATCAAGGTGCTATTGGGGCTGAAACCAAGCTCGATGTTGAACTTCGGAAAGTGTTCAAAGTCTTTAATGGAGAAACGGCCGTTCGGGGTGTCGATCTTGATATTTGCCGAGGAGAATTTTTTAGTATTTTGGGGCCCTCCGGTTGTGGCAAAACTACAACGCTGCGATTGATTGCTGGGTTTGAAATGCCTTCGGCGGGAGAAGTCTTGATTCGGGGCCAGTCCGTTACCCAAACTCCCCCCTATCTGCGTCCGGTGAATACGGTATTTCAAAGTTATGCTCTGTTTAACCATTTGACGGTTTGGGAAAATATTGCCTTTGGACTGCGGCTCAAACGCAAAAGCAAGTCGGAAATTGAAGAAAAAGTCCGGGAAGCGTTAAGTTTAGTCAAAATGGAATCCTTTGCAAATCGTTACCCCTCTCAAATGTCAGGGGGTCAACAGCAACGGGTCGCCTTAGCCAGGGCATTAGTCAATCGCCCCGCCGTATTATTATTAGATGAACCGTTAGGAGCTTTGGATTTAAAACTGCGGAAACAAATGCAGATGGAACTCACCAACCTCCATCGCAATTTGGGTTTAACCTTTATCATGGTGACCCACGACCAAGAGGAAGCCATGAGTCTGTCAGATCGGATTGCAGTTATGCACGATGGCAGAATTGAACAAATTGGCAGTCCTAACGAGATTTATGAATATCCTCAAACGCCATTTGTGGCGGATTTTATTGGCGATACCAATCTATTTCGGGGAACGGTTGAAAGCGCCGATGCTAACCGTTTATATATTGTCACGGAAACCGGATTAAGTATTGAAATTCAACAGATTGAAATCCCTGGTATTCAACTCCCCCAACAGGATTTAAGAACAGGTGCATCGGCGGTTGTGAGTGTGCGTCCTGAGAAAGTAACATTAAGTTTTTATCCCGTTGGCGGTGCTGTGAATTGTTTTGAAGGTCGTTTATTAAATGCGATGTATTTGGGAACCCATATTCAATATGTAGTGAAATTATTATCTGGGGAAAATGTTATGGTTCGTCAACCCAAAACTGGGGAGAGTTTACCTGATAGCAATACTCCCGTTTATGTGTGTTGGGGAATAATGGATTGTTTAGCATTACCCGACCACAAATAA
- a CDS encoding squalene/phytoene synthase family protein, which yields MNWPKDPLSVLQDTSRTFYIPISRLPPLLQEAVASAYLCMRAIDEVEDHPDLDNATKARLLHRMSQNFQAAVCRETIADEWFAEFSHTGTLEEVTLRVGEWAKLAPERIGPRIWDATAAMADRMAFWAERNWRIETEAELDQYTFGVAGAVGLLLSDLWAWYDGTQTNRVHAIGFGRGLQAVNILRNYRDDGSRGVDFFPEGWTSEQMHSYAKRNLALADAYAEALPSGPALDFCRIPLALAHATLDVLADGQDKLTRSAVVQLIEQVCGGK from the coding sequence ATGAATTGGCCAAAAGATCCCTTGTCCGTCCTGCAAGATACGAGTCGAACGTTTTATATCCCGATTAGTCGTTTACCTCCCTTACTCCAAGAAGCGGTGGCTTCTGCGTATTTGTGTATGCGGGCGATTGATGAAGTTGAAGATCACCCCGACTTGGATAACGCTACAAAAGCCCGTTTGCTGCATCGGATGAGCCAAAATTTTCAAGCGGCGGTGTGTCGAGAAACCATTGCGGATGAATGGTTTGCGGAATTTTCCCACACCGGAACTTTAGAAGAAGTCACCTTACGGGTGGGAGAATGGGCCAAATTAGCCCCGGAACGGATTGGCCCCCGAATTTGGGATGCAACGGCGGCGATGGCTGACCGCATGGCGTTTTGGGCCGAACGCAATTGGCGGATTGAAACCGAAGCCGAGTTAGATCAATATACCTTTGGTGTGGCGGGTGCTGTGGGGCTGTTGTTGTCGGATTTGTGGGCTTGGTATGATGGGACTCAAACCAACCGAGTTCACGCCATTGGTTTTGGTCGTGGGTTACAAGCGGTTAATATTCTGCGAAATTATCGGGATGATGGTAGCCGAGGGGTGGATTTCTTTCCCGAAGGTTGGACATCGGAACAAATGCACAGTTATGCTAAACGCAATTTAGCTTTAGCGGATGCCTACGCCGAGGCGTTACCCTCTGGCCCAGCGTTGGATTTTTGTCGCATTCCCCTAGCTTTGGCCCATGCGACTTTGGATGTGTTAGCAGACGGTCAAGACAAGCTGACTCGCAGTGCGGTTGTGCAGTTAATTGAACAGGTTTGTGGCGGAAAATAG